One Caulobacter segnis genomic window carries:
- a CDS encoding ABC-F family ATP-binding cassette domain-containing protein, whose amino-acid sequence MFFVTLDSVSAATPDGRLLFENLNLSIGTERIGLVGRNGAGKSTLLALIAGARAPLAGTVARAGTVATLDQTPDVSEGARLVDLLGVGPDWDRLSRIERGEADETDLSEADWDLPGRLDQALADLGLAGLDPERLTAALSGGQATRAGLARLLIARPDVLLLDEPTNNLDAEARGIVARVLARWRGGAVVVSHDRSLLRGMDRIVELSSLGAKSYGGGWDLYAERRAAEAEAAQRDLDHAEKEVRRVARETQVARERKDRRDAAGRKFADRGGTPKIVLGMMAERAETSGAREGRLADKLATQAAEAKASAEARVERARTLGFDLPSSGLPEGRTVLTFDDVAFAWPDGAQVVQGLSFRIAGPERVAVSGPNGTGKTTLIRLATGDLSPTAGAVKLSVPVALLDQRAALLNDDETILQNFRRLNPAASQNDAHAALARFLFRNTAAHQLAGTLSGGERLRAALACVLSAAAPPQLLILDEPTNHLDLASIEAVEAALSGYDGALLVVSHDADFLAAIGVERWIRLKSGDAPDDVR is encoded by the coding sequence ATGTTCTTCGTCACCCTGGATTCCGTTTCCGCCGCCACGCCTGACGGCCGGCTTCTTTTCGAAAACCTGAACCTTTCCATCGGGACCGAGCGCATCGGCCTGGTGGGCCGCAACGGTGCTGGCAAGTCGACCTTGCTGGCGCTGATCGCGGGCGCGCGTGCGCCGCTGGCCGGGACCGTCGCCCGCGCGGGGACGGTCGCGACCCTGGACCAGACGCCCGACGTCTCCGAGGGCGCGCGGCTGGTCGACCTGCTCGGCGTCGGCCCGGACTGGGATCGCCTGTCGCGCATCGAGCGCGGGGAAGCCGACGAGACCGATCTCTCCGAAGCCGATTGGGATCTGCCCGGACGCCTGGACCAGGCCTTGGCCGATCTCGGCCTGGCGGGCCTCGATCCCGAGCGGCTGACGGCGGCGCTGTCGGGCGGCCAGGCGACGCGAGCGGGCCTCGCACGCCTCCTGATCGCCCGGCCCGACGTGTTGCTGCTGGACGAGCCGACCAACAACCTCGACGCCGAGGCGCGCGGGATCGTGGCCAGGGTGCTGGCCCGCTGGCGCGGCGGGGCGGTGGTGGTCAGCCACGACCGGAGCCTGTTGCGCGGCATGGACCGCATCGTCGAGCTGTCGTCCCTGGGCGCGAAGTCCTACGGCGGCGGCTGGGACCTCTATGCCGAACGTCGGGCGGCCGAGGCCGAGGCCGCCCAGCGCGACCTCGATCACGCCGAGAAGGAGGTCCGCCGTGTCGCCCGCGAGACTCAAGTGGCCCGCGAACGCAAGGACCGTCGCGACGCCGCCGGCCGCAAGTTCGCCGACCGGGGCGGGACGCCGAAGATCGTGCTGGGCATGATGGCCGAGCGGGCCGAGACCAGCGGCGCGCGCGAGGGCCGGCTGGCCGACAAGCTGGCGACCCAGGCGGCGGAGGCCAAGGCTTCCGCCGAGGCCCGCGTCGAGCGCGCCCGGACCCTGGGCTTCGACCTGCCGTCCAGCGGCCTGCCGGAGGGGCGGACGGTGTTGACCTTCGACGACGTGGCCTTCGCCTGGCCGGACGGAGCGCAGGTGGTCCAGGGCCTGTCGTTTCGCATCGCCGGGCCCGAGCGCGTGGCGGTCTCGGGTCCGAACGGGACGGGCAAGACAACGCTGATCCGCCTCGCGACCGGCGATCTCTCGCCAACGGCGGGCGCGGTTAAGCTCTCGGTTCCCGTCGCCCTGCTGGACCAGCGGGCGGCGCTGCTGAACGACGACGAGACGATCCTGCAGAACTTCCGCCGCCTGAACCCGGCCGCTAGCCAGAACGACGCCCACGCGGCTCTAGCGCGGTTCCTGTTTCGCAACACCGCCGCCCACCAACTGGCCGGGACGCTGAGCGGCGGCGAGCGTCTGCGCGCGGCCCTGGCCTGCGTGCTGAGCGCGGCCGCGCCGCCTCAGCTGCTGATCCTGGACGAGCCGACCAATCATCTGGACCTGGCTTCGATCGAGGCCGTCGAGGCGGCGCTGTCGGGCTATGACGGGGCGCTGCTGGTGGTCAGTCACGACGCCGATTTCCTCGCGGCGATCGGTGTCGAGCGCTGGATCCGGCTCAAATCAGGTGACGCGCCGGACGATGTTCGCTAA
- a CDS encoding DUF3422 domain-containing protein encodes MDGGRDHPLRVTLSELMHLRALPLDRAPLRLRQWVFLVDPDARTAEAAFVSLFAPGQDPTLGRVVVADEDGGWLWERHQEFSTWTWFAHGPLGRDLGFQPQPEASFFWLDGAPGQVFRGVEISVSAPGVAPPTDTDLGRHIDLQHCVSCEAFDGAARIWTDFRLREGGAGRIHVQNLSLANDEVSRLVQTLLEIGNYRKLALIGFPPARELLAWLDGAEARLAAITSGLAAGEDSQAVLDRLLALSAEVELRAARSRFRRGATESYHRLTLDRLEALRERRIAGHSTMSEFIARRLLPAMRTRQAADRRLDDLSLRIARSGDLLRTKLGLAQDRQNQETLRGMDASLQLQTKLQGLVEGLSIFAVGYYVLGLLGYLLKPWLHGWPGLGEHLLSALVPLVLIAVAASLHRRKKRLIDGE; translated from the coding sequence ATGGACGGCGGTCGGGACCACCCGCTTCGGGTGACGTTGAGCGAACTGATGCACCTGAGGGCGTTGCCGCTGGACCGCGCGCCGCTCCGCCTGCGCCAATGGGTGTTCCTGGTCGATCCCGATGCGCGAACGGCGGAGGCGGCCTTCGTGTCCCTGTTCGCGCCGGGACAGGATCCCACCCTGGGCCGGGTCGTCGTCGCTGACGAGGACGGCGGCTGGTTGTGGGAGCGGCACCAGGAGTTCTCGACCTGGACCTGGTTCGCCCACGGCCCCCTGGGACGCGACCTCGGTTTCCAGCCGCAACCGGAGGCGAGCTTCTTCTGGCTGGATGGCGCGCCGGGCCAGGTGTTCCGGGGCGTCGAGATCTCGGTCTCGGCCCCTGGCGTCGCGCCGCCCACCGACACGGATCTGGGCCGTCACATCGACCTGCAGCATTGCGTCTCGTGCGAGGCGTTCGACGGGGCGGCGCGGATCTGGACCGACTTCCGTCTGCGCGAGGGTGGGGCGGGCCGCATCCACGTCCAGAACCTGTCCCTGGCCAACGACGAGGTTTCGCGACTGGTCCAGACCCTGCTGGAGATCGGCAACTATCGGAAGCTGGCGCTGATCGGCTTCCCGCCGGCCCGCGAGCTCCTGGCCTGGCTGGACGGGGCCGAGGCGCGGCTGGCGGCGATCACCAGCGGACTGGCGGCCGGCGAGGATAGCCAGGCGGTGCTGGACCGCCTGCTGGCCCTCTCGGCCGAGGTCGAACTGCGCGCCGCTAGGAGCCGCTTCCGGCGCGGGGCGACCGAGTCCTATCACCGCCTGACCCTGGACCGGCTGGAGGCCCTGCGCGAGCGGCGGATCGCGGGCCACTCGACCATGAGCGAGTTCATCGCCCGCCGCCTCCTGCCGGCCATGCGCACGCGCCAGGCGGCCGACCGGCGGCTGGACGACCTGTCCCTGCGCATCGCCCGCAGCGGCGACCTGCTGCGCACCAAGCTGGGCCTGGCCCAAGACCGCCAGAACCAGGAGACCCTGCGCGGCATGGACGCCAGCCTGCAGCTCCAGACCAAGCTGCAGGGACTGGTCGAGGGTCTGTCGATCTTCGCGGTCGGCTACTACGTGCTGGGCCTGCTGGGCTATCTGTTGAAGCCCTGGTTGCACGGCTGGCCGGGTCTGGGCGAACACCTGCTGTCGGCCCTGGTCCCGCTGGTGCTGATCGCCGTGGCCGCCAGCCTGCACCGGCGCAAGAAGCGGTTGATCGACGGAGAGTAG